One segment of Brassica napus cultivar Da-Ae chromosome C3, Da-Ae, whole genome shotgun sequence DNA contains the following:
- the LOC106385914 gene encoding putative NAC domain-containing protein 61 — MVEELPPVGFRFYPTEVELISFYLRIQLDGGHATIYSLIPILDVFNVEPTQVPNLAGERCQGDREQWLFFVPRQEREARGGRPSRTTNSGYWKATGSPGPVFSPDNRVIGVKKTMVFYIGKAPKGRKTKWKMNEYKAIDETASVSTIPKLRHKFSVCRIYIKSGSSRAFDRRPTEGSGTETKLPSNGIETSSRNARPISIEITQSNSEMIAGISQLLERKLPNNGVETSSCATISTSPETSYSGGGDQVQLPVNVTTTQRISDMVDGLSQPFWEWEQLNWS; from the exons atggTCGAAGAGCTTCCTCCTGTAGGGTTTCGCTTCTATCCGACGGAAGTGGAGCTGATTTCGTTCTACTTAAGAATCCAGCTTGACGGAGGACATGCTACCATTTACAGCCTCATACCCATCCTCGATGTGTTTAACGTTGAGCCTACTCAGGTCCCAA ATCTTGCGGGAGAGAGGTGTCAAGGAGACAGAGAACAATGGCTTTTCTTCGTGCCAAGACAAGAGagagaagctagaggaggtagACCGAGCAGGACCACTAATTCAGGATACTGGAAAGCAACTGGTTCACCGGGGCCTGTGTTCTCACCGGATAATCGAGTGATCGGAGTTAAGAAGACGATGGTTTTTTACATCGGGAAAGCACCTAAGGGGAGAAAGACAAAGTGGAAGATGAATGAATATAAAGCAATTGACGAAACAGCCAGCGTATCTACCATCCCTAAG ttGAGGCACAAATTCAGTGTCTGTCGAATCTACATAAAATCTGGAAGCTCGAGAGCTTTTGATAGACGTCCAACGGAAGGTTCTGGGACAGAGACAAAGCTTCCTAGCAATGGAATTGAGACATCATCTCGCAACGCAAGACCAATTTCAATAGAAATTACACAAAGCAACTCAGAGATGATTGCTGGGATATCACAACTCCTAGAGAGAAAGCTTCCTAACAATGGAGTTGAGACATCATCATGTGCCACAATATCAACCTCACCGGAAACTTCATATTCAGGGGGTGGAGACCAAGTTCAGTTACCCGTGAATGTTACTACTACGCAAAGAATTTCAGATATGGTTGATGGGCTATCACAACCATTTTGGGAATGGGAACAACTAAA ttggtcATAA